A window of the Candidatus Cloacimonas sp. genome harbors these coding sequences:
- a CDS encoding glycogen debranching enzyme N-terminal domain-containing protein: MNNYFMETHHHEWILTNRRGGYALGTGNLINQRKYHSLLVSSDNKFNRTHLVAGIEEKIEWRGEYFHLDSNNYSNCIFPEGFLHLVKPWLRPYPIFLYSALPHQNDILILKEIMMDESTNTTLVKYTNLGHHLLHFELHPKFTMVNHHSLNQPGTLNSLEFDTEIENIDKFIRYSVVRKDNDVTLSGAVLFGEITSNRYVYYNVFYPWEVMNGYEGVGDQISLVQISFDLKIGNSNYLLFSDTPIEDAETLIKRIENRYAYLPKPLDYPSYPDKDDTLLNSLDYNDSILFNYDSYLKILEFGLQDFLANDDIVAGYPFYGAWGRDTMVVLNALLRSPGQQETVEKILSKYRGFIKNGLIPNMLAESGREANYDSVDSTLWYIILLWKLGKRKQTVKYWKDSITLTEE; the protein is encoded by the coding sequence ATGAATAATTACTTTATGGAAACCCATCATCATGAATGGATTTTAACCAATCGTAGAGGTGGGTATGCCTTGGGAACTGGTAATCTCATAAATCAACGCAAATATCATAGTTTGCTGGTAAGCAGCGATAATAAATTTAATAGAACTCATCTGGTAGCTGGCATAGAGGAAAAAATTGAATGGCGGGGAGAATATTTCCACCTGGATAGTAATAATTACAGTAATTGTATTTTCCCCGAGGGGTTTTTACATTTGGTGAAACCGTGGTTAAGACCCTATCCTATTTTCTTGTATTCCGCTCTTCCCCATCAAAATGATATTCTAATTCTCAAAGAAATTATGATGGATGAATCCACCAATACAACCTTGGTTAAATATACTAATTTGGGTCATCATTTGCTCCATTTTGAATTGCACCCGAAGTTTACAATGGTCAATCATCATTCATTGAACCAACCTGGAACTCTAAATTCGCTGGAATTTGATACTGAAATTGAAAATATAGATAAATTCATCCGCTATAGCGTTGTTCGCAAAGATAACGATGTTACTCTTAGTGGAGCTGTTTTATTCGGAGAAATTACATCCAATCGTTATGTATATTACAATGTTTTTTATCCTTGGGAAGTGATGAATGGCTATGAAGGCGTGGGAGACCAAATATCTCTTGTTCAAATAAGTTTTGATCTAAAAATTGGTAATAGCAACTATTTACTTTTTAGTGATACTCCCATTGAAGATGCGGAAACACTAATTAAGAGGATAGAAAACCGTTACGCTTATTTACCCAAGCCACTTGATTATCCTTCTTATCCCGATAAAGATGATACCCTGCTCAATTCTCTTGATTATAATGATAGTATCCTGTTCAATTATGATAGCTATCTAAAAATATTGGAGTTTGGCCTTCAGGACTTTTTAGCCAATGATGATATAGTAGCCGGCTATCCTTTTTATGGCGCTTGGGGAAGAGATACAATGGTTGTTCTTAATGCTCTTTTACGCAGCCCTGGTCAACAAGAGACCGTAGAAAAAATACTAAGCAAATATCGTGGCTTCATTAAGAATGGTCTTATCCCCAATATGTTGGCGGAATCAGGCAGAGAAGCAAATTACGATAGTGTTGATTCTACTCTTTGGTATATCATTTTACTTTGGAAATTGGGCAAAAGAAAACAGACAGTTAAATACTGGAAAGATAGCATCACTCTTACGGAAGAAA